The following are encoded together in the Monodelphis domestica isolate mMonDom1 chromosome 5, mMonDom1.pri, whole genome shotgun sequence genome:
- the LOC100012364 gene encoding keratin, type II cytoskeletal 5: protein MSRQSSVSFQSGGRRGFSASSAITPSVSRTSFSSVSMSRAGGGGGGGGYGRVSVGGSGGGFGSRSLYNFGMSKRISMGGSGGFRSGYGGRVGGGYGFGGGAGSGFGFGGGAGGGGLGLGGGAGFGGGYGGAGFPVCPPGGIQEVTVNQSLLAPLNLQIDPTIQRVRTEEREQIKTLNNKFASFIDKVRFLEQQNKVLDTKWTLLQEQGHKTTRQNLEPLFESYINSLRRQLDSILNDRGRLDSELRNMQDTVEDFKNKYEDEINKRTTVENDFVILKKDVDTTYMSKVELEAKVESLGDEVNFTRTLFEMELSQMQGHVSDTNVVLSMDNNRNLDLNSIIAEVKAQYEDIANRSRTEAESWYQTKYEELQQTAGRHGDDLRNTKHEISEMNRMIQRLRAEIDNIKKQCANLQASIADAEQRGELALKDARAKLAELEDALQKAKQDMARQLREYQELMNVKLALDIEIATYRKLLEGEECRLSGEGVGPVNISVVTSSVSSGYGSGGGYGSGGGYGSGGGYGLGGGLGGGSGGYSYSSGGGGGLSVGGSGFSSGSGRGLGLSLGGGGGSSSSVKFVSTTSSSSRKSFKS from the exons ATGTCTCGGCAATCAAGTGTATCATTCCAGAGCGGGGGCCGCCGTGGCTTCAGCGCCTCTTCGGCCATCACCCCTTCTGTCAGCCGAACCAGCTTCAGCTCTGTTTCCATGTCCCGGGCAGGaggtggtggcggcggcggcggctatGGCCGCGTCAGTGTCGGTGGTTCCGGAGGGGGCTTTGGCAGCCGGAGCCTTTACAACTTTGGGATGTCCAAGAGGATCTCCATGGGAGGAAGTGGTGGCTTCAGGAGTGGCTATGGAGGGAGAGTAGGAGGGGGGTATGGCTTTGGTGGAGGAGCTGGTAGCGGATTTGGTTTTGGAGGTGGGGCTGGTGGCGGCGGCTTGGGGCTCGGTGGTGGAGCTGGCTTCGGTGGAGGTTATGGGGGTGCTGGGTTCCCTGTATGCCCCCCTGGTGGCATCCAAGAAGTCACTGTCAACCAGAGTCTCCTGGCTCCCCTCAACCTCCAAATTGACCCCACCATCCAGAGGGTGAGGACTGAGGAGCGGGAGCAGATCAAGACCCTCAACAACAAGTTTGCCTCGTTTATTGACAAG GTCCGTTTCCTTGAGCAGCAGAATAAGGTGTTGGACACAAAATGGACACTGCTCCAAGAGCAGGGGCACAAGACCACGAGGCAGAATTTGGAGCCACTTTTTGAAAGCTATATCAACAGTCTCAGAAGGCAGCTAGATAGTATTTTGAATGATAGGGGCCGCCTGGATTCTGAGCTAAGGAATATGCAGGATACAGTAGAAGATTTCAAGAACAA GTATGAAGATGAAATCAACAAGCGTACTACAGTTGAGAATGACTTTGTTATACTCAAAAAG GATGTAGATACTACCTACATGAGCAAGGTGGAACTGGAAGCCAAAGTGGAAAGCCTTGGTGATGAGGTCAACTTCACTAGAACCCTCTTTGAAATG GAACTCTCTCAGATGCAGGGTCATGTCTCTGACACCAACGTTGTCCTGTCTATGGACAATAACCGTAACCTTGACTTGAATAGTATCATTGCTGAGGTTAAAGCTCAGTATGAAGACATTGCCAACCGCAGCCGAACAGAAGCCGAGTCCTGGTACCAGACTAAG TATGAGGAGCTGCAGCAGACAGCAGGACGCCATGGAGATGACCTCCGCAATACCAAGCATGAGATCTCTGAGATGAATCGGATGATCCAGAGGCTGAGAGCTGAGATTGACAACATCAAGAAGCAG TGTGCCAATTTGCAGGCCTCCATTGCTGATGCTGAGCAGCGTGGGGAGCTGGCCCTCAAGGATGCCCGGGCCAAGCTGGCTGAGCTAGAGGATGCCCTGCAAAAGGCCAAACAGGATATGGCTCGCCAGCTGCGCGAGTACCAAGAGCTGATGAATGTCAAGCTGGCCCTGGATATTGAGATTGCTACCTACAGGAAGCTGCTGGAAGGAGAGGAATGCAG GTTGAGCGGAGAGGGAGTCGGTCCGGTCAATATTT CTGTTGTCACGTCCAGCGTGTCCAGCGGCTACGGCAGCGGCGGCGGCTACGGCAGCGGCGGCGGCTACGGCAGCGGCGGCGGCTATGGCCTCGGCGGAGGGCTGGGAGGCGGCAGCGGCGGTTACTCCTACTCCAGCGGAGGCGGCGGTGGGCTCAGCGTGGGGGGCTCCGGCTTCAGTTCTGGCAGCGGCCGGGGCCTAGGGCTTAGCTTAGGCGGAGGTGGGGGCAGCAGCTCCAGTGTTAAGTTCGTGAGCACCACGTCTTCCTCCAGCCGGAAGAGCTTCAAGAGCTAA